The following coding sequences are from one Leptolyngbya sp. NIES-3755 window:
- a CDS encoding thioredoxin (similar to AA sequence:cyanobase_aa:Cyan7425_4231), which produces MFQPSLSDYAPISTRSLELQPQEIHLFSFKVTSIEKQGMSYRSQPQQYICHFTDRRFLFVSDQSKFSVDYDAIERFKLVRTLNLSTFAKLIFKATPIEVPKEWLIAVTPTEHSRSAAKDFVQLGNELIGVVPGGFQMIADDPQAIAQFKQEVQASSLPVIVDFVAAKCEPCQTMVPIINELAEQFAGQFNLIKVDIEKNPAIALHYNVDCFPTLMVMNSGTVIDRIVGVVPKPLLVKVLNNHLAKL; this is translated from the coding sequence ATGTTTCAGCCTTCACTCTCTGACTACGCCCCGATTTCTACTCGATCGCTCGAATTGCAGCCTCAAGAAATCCATCTCTTCTCATTCAAAGTAACCTCGATCGAGAAACAAGGAATGAGCTATCGATCGCAACCACAGCAATATATTTGCCACTTTACCGATCGACGTTTTCTATTCGTTTCCGATCAGTCCAAATTCTCAGTCGATTATGATGCGATCGAGCGGTTCAAACTCGTCCGAACTCTCAATCTTTCCACCTTTGCCAAACTCATCTTCAAAGCAACTCCAATCGAAGTTCCAAAAGAATGGCTCATTGCTGTCACTCCTACAGAACATTCTCGCAGCGCTGCAAAAGACTTTGTACAGTTAGGCAACGAATTGATCGGCGTTGTGCCTGGAGGCTTCCAAATGATCGCGGATGATCCACAAGCGATCGCACAATTCAAGCAAGAAGTCCAAGCGAGTTCTCTTCCGGTGATTGTAGATTTTGTTGCTGCAAAATGTGAGCCTTGTCAAACAATGGTTCCGATCATCAATGAGTTAGCTGAACAATTTGCTGGACAGTTCAATCTAATCAAAGTTGATATTGAGAAAAATCCTGCGATCGCATTGCACTATAACGTTGATTGTTTTCCAACTTTGATGGTGATGAATTCGGGCACTGTCATCGATCGTATTGTTGGTGTTGTTCCAAAACCTCTTCTGGTCAAAGTCCTGAACAATCATCTTGCGAAACTCTAG
- a CDS encoding TPR repeat protein (similar to AA sequence:cyanobase_aa:Ava_2808) gives MRKQFGRKKLLWKWIVVAVLSCLIAMTPTIVQASDPAQLMQQGLESYEAKNYKAAIDFWNQAQNRYRSRNDLINAAIALENIARTYAKQDNNSEAIRTWKDAISIYRQLNNPAKLSQALTEQAQLYSAIGQARQAIALLCAPEMNQNDCTDQGSVKLAEKAKDPAIQIAALGSLGDAYRLSGDSDRAIQTLSAAYTLAKQTNHSTHLLSLLNSLGNAHISRAALRELQADSARGRDLREEKQRKTDAENDTQAAIAFLTDSLRMSQNNPSAKLRSLLSLASIHHRRTETAMMLPYLRTAIPLLEQIDSDRVRAYAAIDIAKLLNADDPKQTEALLMQAIRSAQAIKDFRAESFAAGELGRLYKRNRSEIAITWIKRAISTADQDLEAKDSLYLWEWELGRLLENQGQTQNAIAAYERSIRVLETIRSDILEANRELQFNFRDEIEPIYRNLIALRVGLENISKNPVSKNPVSDARLKQAQPATSMDSNNIDIVLRAMDSLRLAELQNYFGNDCILAAARPSGNLGTDAAAKAVQSALNTATQDGKTAVINYIVLENELVVILNVKNKPPRTETIKVPVKEIEQLITQFRGQLQSNTLEDFDPKASNAQVLYRYLIEPVCPTLKAEGIETLVFAQDGLLRNIPMAALHDGEKFLIQNYAIATVPSLSLVNLSQPKNEPRSALAFRLGEAVEVNGRQYSALIYTKRETQNIVEELPGSIVLPDEKFTKQNLRTALRQRNYPILHLATHGQFGADPKDTFLITGGREELTLIELETILRERSSEDQIELLALTACQTAVGDNRSTLGLAGAAIQAGAKSALASLWFIEDRGTADLVQLFYDGLSGRSQQRLSKAKALQRSQIKLIEDGQHPRLWSAFVLVGNWF, from the coding sequence ATGAGAAAACAGTTCGGGCGTAAAAAGCTTTTATGGAAATGGATTGTCGTTGCCGTTTTGAGTTGTCTCATTGCGATGACTCCAACGATCGTACAAGCTTCTGATCCGGCTCAATTAATGCAGCAAGGGTTAGAAAGCTATGAAGCTAAGAACTACAAGGCTGCGATCGACTTTTGGAATCAAGCTCAAAATCGCTATCGATCGAGAAATGACTTGATCAATGCTGCGATCGCGCTCGAAAACATCGCCCGAACTTACGCGAAACAAGACAATAACAGCGAGGCAATTCGCACTTGGAAGGACGCGATCAGCATTTATCGACAATTAAATAATCCTGCAAAACTGAGTCAAGCCCTCACCGAACAAGCTCAACTTTATAGTGCGATCGGACAAGCGAGACAAGCGATCGCGCTCCTTTGTGCACCTGAGATGAACCAAAATGATTGTACGGATCAAGGGAGCGTCAAATTAGCTGAGAAAGCCAAAGATCCTGCGATTCAAATTGCAGCACTTGGAAGTTTAGGAGATGCGTATCGATTGAGTGGAGATTCGGATCGAGCCATTCAAACTCTATCGGCTGCTTATACGCTTGCAAAACAAACGAATCATTCAACTCATTTATTATCGTTGCTCAATAGTCTTGGGAATGCTCATATTAGTCGGGCGGCTCTGAGAGAATTGCAGGCAGACTCCGCACGGGGACGAGATTTGAGAGAAGAAAAACAGAGAAAAACAGATGCGGAAAACGATACTCAAGCCGCGATCGCATTTCTCACCGATAGCTTAAGAATGAGCCAAAATAATCCCTCTGCAAAACTGCGATCGCTGCTCAGTTTGGCATCGATTCATCATCGCAGAACAGAAACCGCGATGATGTTGCCTTATTTGAGAACAGCTATTCCTTTATTAGAGCAAATAGATTCCGATCGAGTTCGAGCGTATGCTGCGATCGACATTGCGAAACTCTTGAATGCTGATGATCCAAAACAAACAGAAGCGTTGTTAATGCAGGCGATTCGTTCGGCTCAAGCGATTAAGGATTTTAGAGCCGAATCGTTCGCCGCTGGGGAATTGGGGCGATTGTATAAACGAAATCGTTCTGAAATTGCGATTACTTGGATCAAACGTGCAATCTCAACCGCAGACCAAGATCTCGAAGCAAAAGATAGTCTATATCTTTGGGAATGGGAACTTGGACGATTGTTGGAAAATCAGGGACAAACTCAAAACGCGATCGCAGCCTATGAGCGATCGATTCGGGTTCTAGAAACCATTCGGAGTGATATTCTCGAAGCCAATCGGGAACTGCAATTTAACTTCCGTGATGAGATTGAACCAATTTATCGAAACTTAATTGCGCTGCGAGTCGGATTAGAAAATATCAGCAAAAATCCAGTGAGCAAAAATCCAGTGAGTGATGCACGACTAAAACAAGCTCAACCTGCGACTTCAATGGATTCAAACAACATTGATATTGTGCTGCGGGCAATGGATTCACTCAGACTCGCAGAACTGCAAAACTACTTCGGAAATGATTGTATTCTTGCAGCCGCGAGACCGAGTGGAAATCTGGGTACAGATGCGGCTGCGAAAGCGGTTCAATCGGCTTTGAACACTGCCACCCAAGATGGGAAAACCGCAGTCATTAACTATATCGTGCTGGAAAATGAGCTAGTTGTCATTCTCAATGTCAAAAACAAACCTCCTCGAACTGAAACGATCAAAGTTCCAGTCAAAGAGATAGAGCAACTGATCACACAGTTCCGGGGACAGCTTCAGAGCAATACCCTTGAAGACTTTGATCCTAAAGCGTCGAATGCTCAAGTGCTTTATCGATATCTGATCGAGCCAGTTTGCCCCACCCTAAAGGCAGAAGGAATTGAAACCTTAGTCTTTGCTCAAGATGGATTGCTCCGAAACATTCCGATGGCAGCACTGCATGACGGAGAGAAATTTCTGATTCAGAATTATGCGATCGCAACGGTTCCAAGCTTGAGTCTAGTCAATTTGTCTCAGCCCAAAAATGAACCGCGATCGGCGTTAGCCTTTCGATTAGGTGAGGCTGTAGAAGTCAACGGTAGACAATATTCAGCGCTAATCTATACTAAGCGAGAAACTCAAAATATTGTGGAAGAACTGCCAGGAAGCATTGTTTTACCCGATGAGAAATTTACCAAGCAGAACCTGAGAACTGCCCTCAGACAGCGAAACTATCCGATTCTGCACTTAGCAACTCACGGACAGTTTGGGGCAGATCCGAAAGATACTTTTTTGATCACAGGGGGACGAGAAGAATTGACCTTGATCGAACTCGAAACGATTCTAAGAGAGCGATCGAGTGAGGATCAGATTGAATTGTTAGCCTTAACCGCTTGTCAAACGGCAGTCGGAGATAATAGATCGACATTGGGACTCGCAGGCGCAGCAATTCAAGCGGGAGCGAAAAGTGCACTCGCTTCTCTCTGGTTTATCGAGGATCGGGGAACTGCTGATCTGGTGCAATTGTTTTATGATGGGCTGAGTGGTCGATCGCAGCAAAGGTTGAGTAAGGCGAAGGCACTTCAGCGATCGCAGATCAAGTTGATTGAGGACGGGCAGCATCCTCGATTGTGGTCTGCCTTCGTGCTGGTGGGGAACTGGTTTTGA
- a CDS encoding ABC transporter ATP-binding protein (similar to AA sequence:cyanobase_aa:alr5147), translating to MFQLRDTSFLVPLAECIMKKYHCIKQQGEADCGAACLATIAKHYGSKVNLKQVRNYVGVGQSGANLWGLQQGCEKLGLNARPVKAAPDVLDRIEEAPLPAILHWKGNHWIVLYGKRRRDFVVADPAIGIRYLSTVELAEGWNDWVMLLLEPDPVRFGAVLQDSSDREGLSAIQFWSRVSAHRSILFQAFLINIVIGFLSLSSPILMQLLTDDVLIRGDLRLLNTIAIAVITVVVVSDLLELVQSSLITHFAQRLELGLVLDFCKQILRLPLTYFEARRSGEVLSRLQDIQQLNYLISQSIVSLPSRFFVALISLGLMLFYSWKLSVFAIAVSILMTASVIFFQPTLQRKMQQSLATDAENQGVLVETFKGALTVKTMVATPQLWGEFQHRFSRLANLNLRTNQISIFNNSFSGLVAGVGGIGLLWFGGQLVISPAEQLSIGQLFAFKAMSDNVTLFITTTIGFVDEFTRVKAATQRLAEVTQATPEDADQADRPNATIAPDSAIVLNNVSFDYADGTSILENFSVQIPGGQVTALIGQSGCGKSTLVKLLAGLYPPTVGNIRIGNYNQSDLSLTSLRQQVVLVSQEAHFWNRSIIDNFRLAAPDATFDEIVESCRLTGADEFISKLPNKYQTILGEFATNLSGGQKQRLAISRALVQNPPILILDESTSGLDPASEAELMNQLLQHRQDKTTVFISHRPSVIRRADWIVLLDQGQLKLQGSRAEVLAKANHQLEQLYTAL from the coding sequence GTGTTTCAACTGCGAGACACCTCTTTTTTAGTCCCTCTAGCAGAGTGCATCATGAAAAAGTATCATTGCATCAAACAACAAGGTGAAGCAGATTGTGGAGCCGCTTGTTTAGCTACGATCGCGAAACACTATGGTTCTAAAGTTAACCTCAAACAAGTGCGGAATTATGTGGGGGTTGGACAATCTGGGGCAAATCTTTGGGGACTTCAGCAAGGCTGTGAGAAATTAGGGTTGAATGCACGTCCGGTAAAAGCGGCTCCTGATGTGCTCGATCGCATTGAAGAGGCTCCACTTCCGGCGATTTTGCACTGGAAGGGAAATCATTGGATTGTTTTGTATGGGAAGCGGAGACGCGATTTTGTGGTTGCTGATCCTGCGATCGGAATTCGGTATCTTTCAACGGTTGAATTAGCAGAGGGTTGGAATGATTGGGTGATGCTATTGCTAGAACCTGATCCGGTTCGATTTGGGGCGGTACTTCAGGATTCAAGCGATCGAGAAGGATTGAGTGCAATTCAGTTTTGGTCGAGGGTGTCCGCGCATCGTTCAATTCTGTTTCAGGCTTTTCTAATCAATATTGTTATTGGATTTTTGTCGCTGTCTTCTCCGATTCTAATGCAGTTACTCACTGATGATGTGTTAATTCGAGGTGATTTGAGGCTGTTGAATACGATCGCGATCGCAGTGATTACAGTCGTTGTTGTGAGTGATTTATTAGAGCTAGTGCAGTCGAGTTTGATTACGCATTTTGCTCAACGATTGGAGCTTGGATTGGTTCTAGACTTCTGTAAGCAAATTCTGAGATTGCCACTCACGTATTTTGAAGCGCGGCGTAGTGGAGAAGTTCTAAGCCGATTACAAGATATTCAACAGCTTAACTATTTGATTTCACAATCGATCGTCAGTTTGCCGAGTCGATTCTTTGTCGCTCTGATCTCGCTTGGACTGATGTTGTTTTATAGCTGGAAACTGAGCGTTTTTGCGATCGCAGTTTCAATTCTAATGACGGCTTCAGTGATTTTCTTTCAGCCGACTTTGCAGCGAAAAATGCAGCAATCTCTAGCGACTGATGCTGAGAATCAAGGGGTACTGGTTGAAACCTTCAAAGGCGCACTCACAGTTAAAACAATGGTTGCGACCCCTCAGCTTTGGGGAGAATTTCAGCATCGATTTAGTAGACTGGCGAATCTGAACTTACGAACGAATCAGATTAGTATCTTTAACAATAGCTTCTCTGGGTTAGTTGCAGGCGTTGGGGGAATTGGCTTGCTGTGGTTTGGTGGACAGTTAGTGATTTCACCAGCGGAACAGTTAAGCATCGGGCAACTTTTTGCCTTCAAAGCCATGAGTGATAATGTCACTCTGTTCATTACAACCACGATCGGCTTTGTCGATGAATTTACACGAGTCAAAGCAGCGACACAACGGTTGGCAGAAGTGACACAGGCAACGCCCGAAGATGCGGATCAAGCGGATCGACCCAATGCTACGATCGCACCTGATTCTGCGATTGTTCTGAACAATGTTAGCTTTGATTATGCAGATGGAACTTCGATTCTGGAAAACTTCTCGGTTCAAATTCCAGGTGGACAAGTGACTGCACTCATCGGACAGTCGGGCTGTGGGAAAAGTACTTTAGTCAAGCTACTTGCAGGACTCTATCCGCCGACTGTGGGAAACATTCGGATTGGAAACTACAATCAATCGGATTTATCACTGACAAGTCTTCGTCAGCAAGTTGTTTTAGTCTCTCAAGAAGCGCATTTCTGGAATCGATCGATTATCGACAATTTCCGGTTGGCGGCTCCAGATGCGACCTTTGATGAAATTGTTGAAAGCTGCCGTCTCACTGGTGCGGACGAGTTTATTAGCAAACTTCCCAACAAGTATCAAACGATTTTAGGTGAGTTTGCGACTAATCTTTCAGGTGGACAGAAACAGCGATTAGCAATCTCTCGTGCCCTTGTTCAAAATCCTCCGATTCTGATTCTAGATGAGTCTACTTCTGGGCTTGATCCAGCCAGCGAAGCCGAACTGATGAATCAACTTCTCCAGCATCGTCAAGACAAAACTACTGTATTCATCAGTCATCGTCCTTCTGTGATTCGTCGTGCCGATTGGATTGTTCTACTCGACCAAGGACAGCTTAAGCTCCAAGGCAGTCGAGCCGAAGTCTTAGCCAAAGCAAACCATCAATTAGAGCAACTTTACACTGCACTATGA
- a CDS encoding Mo-dependent nitrogenase family protein (similar to AA sequence:cyanobase_aa:PCC7424_5259) has product MLNQLRSYLDRIEINDPKLAQFICQLIPDRCPFERKLYVFDYCIQIPALCKLNPLYRQLLNLRLKSLMCLMRSSDLTETHR; this is encoded by the coding sequence ATGCTAAACCAACTCCGATCGTATCTAGATCGCATCGAAATCAACGATCCCAAACTTGCCCAGTTCATTTGTCAACTGATTCCCGATCGCTGTCCTTTCGAGCGCAAACTGTATGTTTTCGATTATTGCATTCAAATTCCTGCACTCTGTAAATTGAATCCACTCTATCGACAGCTTCTCAATCTTCGTCTCAAGTCATTGATGTGTCTAATGCGTTCATCTGATCTCACTGAGACGCATCGATAG
- a CDS encoding secretion protein HlyD (similar to AA sequence:cyanobase_aa:Ava_2399) — translation MNDSIQSIRTEDFLPSISRWTSLGGVFLVGTVVTAIALSAVTKYNVSVRASSTVRPSGELRVVQAEMESTVKQILVKENQTVKRGEIIAYLEDSKLQTQNSQLRSNIQQSQIQLSQLEAQIRAIQRQIIAESNSTDRSIASAEAETRRAQNDYQEKRLSSQAEVQDAQVTLNLANDEWKRYQQLVANGAVSERQAKEKETAVQTAQARLDRARAAANPSQATIAISQENIAQQRAKGESTIAALIREQEALVQRQAELKAQLVRDQKEQQQIERDLSKAMIRATSDGTVFQLNLSNANQVVRPGDSIAQIAPTDTPLVVKARVANQDIDKVEIGQLTQLRVEACPYSEFGVLPGRVSAIAPDSNSSNQSSGNNDRTFSVTVSLDQTVLTHQQRQCHIQSGMEATANIISKEETFLQFILRKARLITDL, via the coding sequence ATGAACGACTCTATTCAATCCATCCGAACTGAGGATTTTCTACCTTCAATTAGTCGTTGGACATCATTAGGCGGAGTGTTCTTAGTCGGAACTGTTGTAACCGCGATCGCACTTTCAGCCGTGACCAAATACAATGTCTCAGTCAGAGCGAGTTCCACAGTTCGTCCTTCTGGAGAATTGCGTGTAGTTCAGGCAGAAATGGAAAGTACTGTAAAGCAAATCTTAGTTAAAGAGAACCAAACGGTTAAACGGGGTGAAATCATTGCGTATCTTGAAGACTCTAAGCTTCAAACTCAAAACAGTCAGCTTCGGAGTAACATTCAGCAAAGTCAAATTCAACTCTCACAGCTAGAAGCACAGATTCGAGCGATTCAACGTCAAATCATTGCAGAATCGAATTCGACAGACCGCTCGATCGCTTCAGCGGAAGCCGAAACCCGACGTGCTCAGAATGACTATCAAGAAAAGCGCTTATCTTCCCAAGCAGAGGTTCAAGATGCTCAAGTGACTTTGAATTTAGCGAACGATGAATGGAAGCGATATCAACAATTAGTTGCGAATGGAGCCGTTTCAGAGCGACAAGCAAAAGAGAAAGAAACCGCAGTTCAAACCGCCCAAGCTCGACTCGATCGCGCAAGGGCAGCCGCAAATCCATCTCAAGCCACGATCGCGATTTCTCAAGAAAATATTGCTCAACAACGTGCTAAAGGAGAGTCTACGATCGCAGCTTTAATTCGAGAGCAAGAAGCCTTAGTGCAACGTCAAGCCGAACTCAAAGCGCAGTTAGTTCGCGACCAGAAAGAGCAACAGCAGATTGAGCGAGACTTATCCAAAGCAATGATTCGAGCGACCAGTGATGGCACAGTCTTTCAGCTTAATTTATCGAATGCGAATCAAGTGGTTCGTCCAGGAGATAGCATTGCTCAAATTGCACCCACTGATACGCCTCTAGTCGTGAAAGCCAGAGTCGCGAATCAGGACATTGACAAAGTTGAAATCGGTCAACTCACACAACTTCGAGTTGAAGCTTGTCCATATTCAGAGTTTGGTGTCTTGCCGGGTCGAGTTAGCGCGATCGCACCCGATTCTAATAGTTCTAATCAATCTTCAGGAAATAACGATCGAACTTTTTCCGTAACCGTTAGCTTAGACCAAACGGTTCTCACTCATCAACAGCGGCAATGTCACATTCAATCGGGCATGGAAGCAACCGCGAACATTATTTCCAAAGAAGAAACATTCCTTCAGTTCATCCTTCGCAAAGCGCGATTGATCACAGATTTGTAA